The sequence TAAAAGGTCAAAGGAgtaagttgtgtgtgtgtgtgtgtttgtggtggggAAGGATAAAGATCCAAACAgatgatgacaaaaataaatatatatatagaaaaatatatatagataaatatatatatatatataaataaagacaagTTAAAATACGCAACCCTTCATAGGCACACACAATCTTTGTTGCACCAGATTCAAGGTCATTCAACTAAAACAGTTCATTCCCTCCAACATCTCATTAGCTTTTTGTATCAACACCGACCTTCGCTCAGCGACACTGTTTATTATCACATTACTGTCTTCAGTGACAGAGTGAAGAACAACAACATAGCAGGCTAAACTGTGAAACACTTCCAGTGAcaagaataaatacattcagCAAGTACTAATGGCAGCTGTCAGATTGTTCACAATAACACTACAGATCATATGTGtacaaaaatctttttgttgttCAATATCACATGTAACGCAGGGCTGACTGGCCATATTGCACTtagaaaaagtgttttcttgTGCAGGATGAtgcaaaaagtgaaaagaacatttaaattcaaacaAGCTGCTAATTATACACCTGTTAAAATTTcttgattattgattttttttttatctaattttaaattttcaaactAGGAATAATGCTGTACAACTCTCTGTACAACATGGatgaagcagaaacatttttgtggttgtgtgtttaaCCAAACGTGTGTCAGTTGACATAGAGCAAAAAATACATCTTCCTGATTTAAAGAATGCCACAGTTTATATCAACTTTGTAGTCATATCTTGGGTCATCATTATATGGTTTTTGCTGATCAGTACATGAATACATACCCAGGGCATTCCTTGTTGGCAGGTGTCAGCATTTCCTGCAGGCTGAAAATCAGTTTCAGATCCCAAAATCTGACAGTTTGAAGTCATACATTACAAACTAATCTCTGTTTTGTCCAATATGAATCCactcaaacatttttattagtCTGCATTCACTTTATAATCACCATATATACACATTTGAAAGAAAGGCTTAACATGTAAGCACAAGTGAAAAATCTCAGAAGCACCATTTGGCTTGGTTGTATAGTGTACAGTATCAACACatgtaagaaaaaagaaagatagtAAAAAGACATGCTGACATGTTCGCAGCTACATCTCTGAATTTGAAACAATCATCACGAATGCTGGTCACGGTAGCAACAGTTGCAACAAAGGTTCATGATAAAgcataaaattattttatcctGTCAATTGATACAGATAATGTAATTTTAGTGTAATGTAATTTGGagcatttcttcctttttatatAAACTGCACACTTAATATAGTAAAAATCAGTTTATTTGACTTGCATTCATAAAATGTTTACCATAGTGGTAAAGACAAAGTTTtgttcattctgtctgtctactgttcTTTGTAAACTGTTGCAGGCTGTATGAAACAGTACAGCCCAGGGAGGCTTCTTCACTCCTTTAGAAGATTAAAGTTACAGCCAATAGAATGAGCAGGAACATGTAGTTAGAGTGGAGTGTTATTCCATTTTTGTTAGCACAAATCTGCAGATCATCTGTGgagtaaaaggaaaacaaagactTGTAATAATTCACAGAAGGATTGTATTAAAGTAAGCTAATTTGTActtatgtgtacatgtatgggtctagttcagttttttttttttttcaaatctccTGTCATTTTCGAGAAAAACTTACCTTAAAAGATAAGACTGAATGATCAGTCTTATGAGAAACCTCTTTTTACATGGCATAGTTTGGTTAATAGATGAAGGTGGAGAATTGATGGCACACAGTAGACCAACAATTCTACATGTGTAGATATGCAAGGTGTGTGACTTCACTGGACAGGTGTTTGAATATTATTCACCCTGTGTGTATTCAGTAAAGTGACGACcaaccctcctctcctcccgcTCAGACCACCAGAACTGTGCTGAAGCAGAGGGGGCAGCGAGCCCGGATACAAATATTTTCCATTGGCTGTATGAGACAAAACACTTCCCCGGCAGTGCCTGACGCAAATCCTCCTACGACAGATAACTGCATAGAgttctctgtatgtgtgagtgtgtctgtatacaccattaattattcatttattttttcccagaGAAACATCTGACAGACCTAAATCGAACCAGGCAGGCCAACTTTGACCCGTGTGCCCCCACTTTGGGTAGCTTTAGCGTATACCATGTATAAGGCAGGCAGATagatgtgtgaatgtttgtgagAGTCTAACCTGATACTTTCTCGATTTTAGGAATTAATTTGTTCCAGAGGTGACACTCTTTAGCTCTCATCATCCTCTTTTGTTCTGGATGGTTGTAGTTCAGAGTGACATACTCTTGCTGTTCAGGGATGAACACAGGCCATTTAGCTCCATCAGTGCCTGGATTCCTGACAAAAAGAAGAGTCAATTAAGACAAATCAACAATGTCATGGGGGTTCTCACACAGCTTGGGTAACTGATTGTCTGACTGATTATTCGTACCCTGTTCGGGCAAAGTTGGCCCAGTGTTTCATGAACTTCTTGGTCATGTTCACTTCATTCTTTGTGTACCCCAGGGTTGCATCCAGAGGCAATCCAAAGACAAATTCTATCTCATAGGCGTGCATGACGCCCATCCACTCTGGCCAAAGATTGACAGATGAACGGTGGTCAAAAAGATAAAGGAAGGTCTTACCACCATGTTGTGAGTACCTGGGGAAAAAATGTTAATACTCAAGgttaatttaagaaaataaaacacaaacatacagaatgtAATAGCCACTACAAAATGAGAAGTGACTGTTATTATTCTTGAGGATAACAGCTAACTGAGCCACCTCATTCACGACATTCATGACACATCACTACTTCAAACTGAATGAATTACTTAAACCGGACCTATTATTGTATTTCACTTTCTCATCTGTATCTAAACCAAGGATTTAAAAAATTCCAGGATATGTACTGCGTTGTGAAATGTAATGTGACTTGCTCAAAAGGTCAAGTTAAAGGACATATATAAAAGATACTACTATGACTGACTTGAAAAATTATAAATGTGTtgaaaaagatgtaaaatggACATTTACAAGTGCAACTATTGTGCTGGAACAATATGACCCCACCAACAGCACccttattattttctgtttttggtctaAATTTCAGGTTACAGACCAAAGTTATATTTTACTTTCACTACGATTACACATTACTTTTGACCTTTTAATAGCTCTAAACTTGCTTGTTTCACCATGCCACATAGTTAAAAGACCAAAATTATCCTTCTCTGTCCAGATATAACATTTTAACCATCGACGTTTGTGGTCATCTAACCGTAAGACCAAATCATCAAAAGTCCTAAGTGTTCCTTACCTGTAAGCAAACTCTAGCACAGGACAAAAGAACAGTTGATCTCCAACCAGCTTACTCAGTAAGTCACGATTTTTTATCCTGTTGTTCTCATCTGTCCAATCAGTATACTCGAAAAtggttgtttcttttgtgacaTCTTCGACATCAGCCATTGTAAGGTCCACTCCTTTCAGGTACTCATTCCTGGTGATGAGACTCTCACCAGTGATGTTAAATCCAGGCGCTCCATACATTAAAAAGTAGGTCCCTTCGTCCTTATTTAAGCCTAACATCAACTCTTTCTTTGGGAGGTTACCAGTACTCAGCAGcaactgcagtgaaaaacaaaaatcgtTTGGCGTTTGTGATGCAAGGCATGTTTCAAATGAAAGATTTAAATAATACTTAAAAGTACAAGACGAAAACAAATAACACTACATCAATGAAACCTGGGGGCAGTCGTGGCTTAGAGGTTTGAGAAGTGGCTTGTGGTTCGATTTCACCCGagctggcaggaaaaatttgggtgtggtggagttatgttgatgtgcccttgagaaaggcacttaaccccccctTAACTTATGCATAAAAACTTCtgcataaaataaacatatatttcaGGTTCAATAGGCACATTCACACCTATTTACACAGAgatagacaaacacacacacacacacacacacctacacctACTTCGACATCATCTGGAAGGAAGTCCCCATCAACAACGGGGGCAAAAGCCATGCCTAAGAGTGTAGTCTGCTCGAGAACATCAAATTGCCTCGCTGTAATTTTCTGAGGATCAGCCTGCTGCAGACAGGCTTCCAGATTAGCTGGATCAGATGTGGGACACCCTAGTAAAGCTGCCAGCTTCTTGGACCTGGATGTGGACAAGGCAAGCAAAGAGAGTGACAGCTGAGAATGGGATAACAAGGGTGGGAAAGGCAGATGTTTGTGGATGAAAGAGTGCAAACCAATGAGAAATGGAACCAATGTACTCAGAATCTTTAATCAAGCATCATATGTATATATCCATGGTCACCAGGACACACATGACGCTGGTCCTCGTGGAAAGATATTAAATACTTTAACACTGTAGGTCCCcatttgtgtgaatgaaattttattttcatgaagaCTAACTGATTATGACAAAACATCTGTCCTTTTCATTTAATGCTTCAGCTTCAAACAATCagtgagacaaaaaacacaaaaattatgaTTCAGGACGTGCCTTGGTTTTGAAGTCAccattttaatatgttttcGTTAAAATAGGAGGCAAAGAattgcttcttttttaaatttaattacaCAGTAATTTACTGAACAAATTATGGCTAAGTCTTAAAAAACATTCTGTCcaatacatacaaaataaaataaatatctttcaAGCGGCAGCATTAGAAAATTACTCTATGGAATCACCTTGGCCAGTTTTATCTTATCATTAGGACTGCAACACTCCCAGATTGTACTTTGATCTATTGTATTAAATGTCCACTCATCACTCGTGGGATAGATAGCAGATGCCTTGGATAAGTCGTGGGCAAATTTAGCTTGTACTTTTTAATAGAGGGCTGATATCACTTGCTGGCTGAAATACTGACGAGGGCACTTTGTACTGGGGCTCAATTACTTGTGTGTTGAACACGtttacagcatttgtttttgctttgacCTGATCTGAATTCTTAGCCAGAGGCCATTCAAAAGCAATGGGGAGCGGCGTTTGCCTGTCACGTTCATGTTCACATATTCACTTGAGTGATGGAGGGAGTAAAAAAAGAGACTAAATAGAccaatttaaaaatgactgaattagTACTCCCTACCTGCTCCAGGCCGCAGCCTGGCTAACTGTGGCCCAGGGTGCATTTGGAGAACCACTTTGCATCACAGCCCTTTTAAAGAGACCATGGCTGCCTGGTGAGAGCAGGTGGAAGCCCACAGATGCCGATCCAGCGCTCTCTCCAAACAAAGtcacctgaaaacaacaacaaataacaagCCAACAGCTTGTTTCATTGTCGTTTATCCAAGTGAAACAAATGTCAAGATTTTAGCATACAGGACAAAACTGTTTTACCTTTGAAGGATCACCTCCAAAAGCAGCAATATTATTGGCTACCCATTGGAGGGCTAAGCGCTGGTCCAGCAGGGCTGCGTTTCCACGGACGTTCTTGTTGtcaggaagagacagaaaacccAAAGGTCCGAGTCTGTCATAacacaagaagagaaaagagttgacaaaagattaaaaaaaagtaattggAAATAAATTCTACACTACACTTGCAGATTCCACAGTAATCTTTATCAGTGAACAGAAGTGTTGTGAACATAGTgatactgtgattttttttttttttgtttgtttgtttgttttttttcataaatttctTTGCTTGGCATAATGCGCTCAAACCTGCTATCAGCTTTTAATCACCTAAAACCTGCTCTAAGATTCTCCTCATTGCTAATCACAAAGGAGTTTCTAGTTCCATACAGTCACTATAGCACCCATTACTGACAGtttattgtatttctttgtttacttTACTCTTTACCTGTAATTCATTGATACCACAACAACACCTTCAGAATGACTCAAGAAGCGACCATCATAAATGTCAAGAGAGGACGTTCCTACAGAGAACCCGCCTCCGTAGATCCAGACAAGGACAGGAACAGGAGTGAGAGGCTGGCTTTTGTTGAAACGAGGGGACCAGACATTTAGGTACAGACAGTCTTCACTCTGAGGAGTGTTTGGGTTCCACATCTCTGCACCTTGGAATCCTGGAAAGTACCATCCATAAAGACAAACGTCAGTGAAGACTGATTTGTACTGTAATGCAGCAACTGATGCATTACAGTAcgtcttatcttgtcttatctcGATTCCTTCTGATCTTTAGTGTATAACATGAGAAAGTTTAAGTTCATTATGACAGTTGCAAGCAATATATTCTGAGTCACATATTAACTGaggcagtaaataaataaatttctatctatctatgttgTCACATGTTTATATGCCTTATGTTTTGGGCATCTCCTCTGTATATATCCCTGCCACTGTTTGTAGCTTGCTTCCAAGCAACCCCTGACAGGTGGCTGTGTGAATAAATAGCTAAGCATCCATGACCCATCCCAATTCTTCTCTTGGGTGGGGGTCTAGGCCTATATCAAATTCACTTTGTGTATGCGTGAATGTGTATAATTAGACACAGCGGACATTAGGGTCTGATTTAAATCTGCAACTTAAAGTTTCAACTTTAAGGGGTAGTT comes from Scatophagus argus isolate fScaArg1 chromosome 5, fScaArg1.pri, whole genome shotgun sequence and encodes:
- the LOC124059365 gene encoding acetylcholinesterase-like, which encodes MATVSATNFVLLFLLSYFLSASPASQDDLTISTKHGVIKGKLLSVSGGDVRAFLGIPYGKPPLGKLRFRAPEPVEAWQGVRDAIKFPNCCYQMPDTLYPGFQGAEMWNPNTPQSEDCLYLNVWSPRFNKSQPLTPVPVLVWIYGGGFSVGTSSLDIYDGRFLSHSEGVVVVSMNYRLGPLGFLSLPDNKNVRGNAALLDQRLALQWVANNIAAFGGDPSKVTLFGESAGSASVGFHLLSPGSHGLFKRAVMQSGSPNAPWATVSQAAAWSRSKKLAALLGCPTSDPANLEACLQQADPQKITARQFDVLEQTTLLGMAFAPVVDGDFLPDDVELLLSTGNLPKKELMLGLNKDEGTYFLMYGAPGFNITGESLITRNEYLKGVDLTMADVEDVTKETTIFEYTDWTDENNRIKNRDLLSKLVGDQLFFCPVLEFAYRYSQHGGKTFLYLFDHRSSVNLWPEWMGVMHAYEIEFVFGLPLDATLGYTKNEVNMTKKFMKHWANFARTGNPGTDGAKWPVFIPEQQEYVTLNYNHPEQKRMMRAKECHLWNKLIPKIEKVSDDLQICANKNGITLHSNYMFLLILLAVTLIF